Proteins encoded in a region of the Deltaproteobacteria bacterium genome:
- a CDS encoding DUF5678 domain-containing protein has protein sequence MAGQVLVKEKRYEGKYVAMVSFTNNRVVASGDDPAKVVKLAEKKGVSQPVVLFVPKGNITQIY, from the coding sequence ATGGCTGGGCAGGTGCTTGTAAAGGAAAAGCGATACGAGGGCAAATATGTCGCGATGGTCTCCTTCACGAATAATCGTGTTGTCGCTTCCGGGGACGATCCTGCGAAAGTGGTGAAGCTTGCGGAAAAGAAGGGCGTGAGCCAACCGGTCGTACTCTTCGTGCCCAAAGGGAACATCACCCAAATTTACTAA
- a CDS encoding retroviral-like aspartic protease family protein — translation MPITGYPFKALRSGDVRRAFLPIRIYNPSNGQHLQSWGLIDTGADDCALPASFAMLLGHNLSAGTTKKISTGNGESAAYAHTTRIEILDIKNPSRVVYTIEDTPIDFMPNLPLVLLGVNKFLSHFVLNMDYPRQRFSIKRPRS, via the coding sequence ATGCCGATTACCGGATATCCGTTCAAGGCGCTCAGGTCTGGAGATGTTCGACGAGCGTTCCTGCCGATCCGCATATACAACCCCTCCAACGGACAGCATCTGCAGTCTTGGGGTCTGATTGATACAGGGGCGGATGATTGCGCCCTTCCCGCCTCATTTGCCATGCTTCTGGGCCATAACCTGTCTGCGGGAACAACCAAGAAGATCAGCACCGGGAATGGCGAGTCAGCAGCCTATGCCCATACCACCCGGATCGAAATACTCGACATAAAAAACCCGTCCAGGGTTGTGTATACCATCGAGGACACACCAATCGATTTTATGCCGAACTTGCCGCTTGTCTTGCTGGGTGTGAACAAATTTTTGAGTCACTTCGTGCTCAATATGGATTACCCGCGCCAACGGTTCTCGATCAAAAGGCCTCGTTCGTAG
- a CDS encoding YgiT-type zinc finger protein, with product MKCHVCGGEMRPIVTDLPFKVSRKTIVILKELPVLQCERCSEYMLEDRVLERVDVMIANVDEKVELKILEFAA from the coding sequence ATGAAATGCCATGTATGCGGTGGGGAGATGCGCCCAATCGTCACGGATCTCCCCTTCAAGGTAAGTCGGAAGACGATCGTGATCCTGAAGGAATTGCCCGTTCTGCAATGCGAGCGGTGCAGTGAGTACATGCTCGAGGATCGGGTTCTGGAGCGAGTGGATGTGATGATCGCCAATGTGGACGAGAAAGTCGAATTGAAGATTCTCGAATTCGCGG